One window from the genome of Ancylothrix sp. D3o encodes:
- a CDS encoding VOC family protein → MKLKRIGHVAISVQDIDKAVEFYQNLGMQVAWKDADWAYLKAGEDGLALLSPSYKHAGPHFGFVFNNRTEIETAYQQAVEAGLDVRPIHDHRDGTASFYGRDPDGNWFEYLYEPASTAVKA, encoded by the coding sequence ATGAAACTAAAACGCATCGGTCATGTAGCGATCAGCGTACAAGACATCGACAAAGCAGTAGAATTTTATCAAAACTTGGGAATGCAAGTCGCCTGGAAAGATGCAGACTGGGCTTATCTCAAAGCAGGCGAAGATGGACTAGCACTGCTGAGCCCCAGTTACAAACACGCCGGGCCCCATTTTGGCTTTGTCTTTAACAACCGCACAGAAATCGAAACCGCCTATCAGCAAGCCGTCGAAGCCGGTTTAGATGTCCGCCCCATACACGATCACCGAGACGGAACCGCATCTTTTTACGGAAGAGATCCCGATGGAAATTGGTTTGAATACCTTTATGAACCGGCTAGTACCGCCGTCAAAGCCTGA